The Mycolicibacterium cosmeticum sequence TCGCACGCGCCAGCGCCACCCGCTGCTGCTGGCCGCCGGAGAGTTCATGGGGGCGCCGGTCGGCGAATGACCGGTCCAGCGACACCGTGTCCAGCAGCTGTGCGACGCGCTCGCGCACCGCGGCGCTGTGGGCCCGGCCCGGCAGGCCGTAGGCGATGTTCGCGGCCACGCTCAGGTGCGGGAACAGCGCGCCGTCCTGGGCGACGTAGCCGACGGACCGACGGTGCGCGGCGACGCCTCGGCCGGGGCCGGCGACCTGGGTGCCGTCGATGGTGACGGTTCCCGCGTCGGGATTCTCGAACCCGGCCACCAGGCGCAGCAGCGTGGTCTTCCCGCAGCCGGACGCGCCGACCACCGCCGTCGTGCTGCCTGGTGCCAGGGTGAGATCCACCGCATCGAGCACCCGTGCCGTGCCGAAGGACTTCGAAAGTGCGCTGACCTCAAGGGTGTTCACAGGGCCGCCGCCTTGGTGGACTGTTTGAACAGCAACACGGTCACCGGGATCGAGAGCAGCACCAGCAGCATCGCGTAGGGCGCGGCGGCCGCGTAATCCAACTCGCTGGACAACGACCAGAACCGCATGGCCAGGGTGCGGGTGCCGGTCGGGGCGAGCAGCAGGGTGGCCGTCAGTTCGGTGGCGACGGCCACGAACACCAGGCACGCGCCGGCGGCCGCGGCGGGGGCGGTCAGACGCAACGTCACATGGACGAAGGTATGCGCCGGGGACCGGCCCAACGACAGCGAGGCCTCTTCCAGCGCGGGCGGCACCTGGGCCAGCCCGGACCGCAGGCTGACCAGAGCGCGGGGCAGGAACATCAACACGTAGGCGGCCAGCACCAGGGCGGTGGTCTGATAGAGCGGCGGGGCGAACCGGATGGCCACCGTCACCAAGGCCAGCGCGGTGACGATGCCCGGCATGGCGCTGGTGATGAAGTTGGCGCCCTCCACTGCCCGGGCCAGCGGGCCGCGAAAGCGCACGGCCAGCCAGGCGAACGGGAACGCCAGCACCGTGGTCAGTGCCGCCGCCACCGCCGCCAGGCTCGCCGTCTGCAGCAGCGCGGTGCCCAGGTCGGCGACCGACCAGACCTGCCCGCCGCCGATCCACAACCAGCGCAGCAGCGTCCACACCGGCACGCCGAGGGCCAGTGCGGTCAACGCCGCGAGCGCCACCATTGCCGGTAAACCCATGCCGTGCAACGGGATCGGGCTGATCGCCCGCGGTGCGCCGGAGCCGATCCTGGCGAACCGGGCGGTGCCGCGCAGGGCCGCCTCGGTCAGCAGTAGCACCAGGCACAGCGTCACCAGGATCCCGGCCAGGGTGGCCCCGGCCGCACCGTCGAACGTGGCCTGGAACTGCTCGAAGATCGCCGTGGTGAAGGTGGCGAAGCGCAGCATGGCGAACGCGCCGTACTCGGCGAGCAGATGCACGCCGATCAGCAGGCCGCCGCCCAGCACCGCCAACCGCAGCTGCGGCAGCACCACCCGGAAGAACACGCCGAGCGGACTGGAGCCCAGCGCGCGGGCGGATTCCTCGATGGCCGGATCCAGCCGGCGCAGCGTGGCCGCGGCGGGCAGATAGACGAACGGGAAATAGGACAGTGCCGAGACCAACACCCCGGCACCGAAGCCGTGCAAGGCCGGCCAGACGCTCACCCAGGCGTAGCTGTTGATGAACGCCGGTACGGCCAGGGGAGCCACCAGCAACGGGCGCCAGATCGTGCGGCCCGGCACGTCGGTGCGTTCCACCAGCCAGGCCGCGCCCACGCCGACGGCCAGGCAGATCGGCACCGTCACCACGACCAGCCCGACGGTGTTGACCAGCAATTCCCCGACCCGGGGACGGATCACCAACTCATAGACCCGGGTCGGTCCGGTGCTGGCGATGGCCCAGCCCACATAGCCGAGCGGGATGAACGTCAGTGCCACCAGCAGCGCCACGGTTGCACTCAGCAGCGGCCCAGGCCCGCGCCGGGTGCTGCGTGGCGCCTCGGTGGTGACCACCTACAGCAGTCCCGCGGCGGTCATCAGGTCGGTCACCTTGGCGGCGTTCAGGTCGGACGGGTTCACCCGGGGCGCCTGCAGGGTGTCCAGTGCGGGCAGCGCCGGATTGGCCGCGACGTCGCTGCCGACCGGGTATTCGAACGAGGTGCCCTTCTGCAGCACTTCCTGGCCGGCCTTACCGGTGATGAACCGCAGGAACTGCTGGGCCTGGTCCTTCTTCTTGCTGGAATTGAGGACACCGCCGCCGGAGATGCTGATGAACGCCCCCGGGTCCTGGTTGCGGAAGTAGTGCAGGGCGGTGTTGGCGCTGATGTCCTTGGTCTTGGCCTGGTCGCGGAACCAGTAGTAGTGGTAGATGATGCCGCCGTCGACCTGACCGTCGTTGACCGCGCGCAGGGTGGCGATGTTGTCCTGGAAGGTGGTCGCGTTGGTCTTCATCCCGGCCAGCCAGCCGGCGGTGGCCGGTTCGCCGGTGAGGGCCAGCATCGCGGCCACGATGGCCTGGAAATCGGCCTTGGCCGGCGGGGCGCCCCAGCGTCCCTTCCACGCCGGCGATTGCAGGTCCATGATCGACTTCGGCAGCTGGTTCTCCTGCAGCCGTGTCTTGTTGTAGACGAACACCGTGGTGCGCGCGGCGACACCGGTCCACTTGTTCGACGCCGGGCGGTACTGCGCGGGCACCTGCTGCTGGACGGTCGGGTCGACATCGGCGAACAGTCCGGCCTTCTCGACCGCGGCCATCGCCGGGGAGTTCTCGGTGAGGAAGACGTCGGCCGGCGACGCCGCTCCCTCGGCGATGATCTGGTTGCCCAGTTCGGTGTCCCCGCCCTGCCGATAGGTGACCTTGATTCCGGTCTCCTTGGTGAACGCGTCGATCCACTCCTTGGTCAGCGACTCGTGCTGAGCGTTGTAGATCAGCAATTCGTCGCTGGGCTTGCCGGATGAGCAGGCCGTGGCGGCGAGCGCCAGGGCCAGGACCGACAACAAGGCGGTGAATCGACACCATCGGGCGCGCATCAAGGGGATCCTCTCGTAGTTGAGGCTGCCCTTAGAAGATACCGGTGCCGGTGCGGCTACCTTCGCGGTTCGATGGACGACGGCGGTGCGGGGGCGGGTGCGCCCGTCCGCGGCGGGCATGCTTCGGTGTTGCGGGGTAAGCGGATTCGTGGGTCCACCCACTGCACGGTGCCGCCGCGGTAGACGAAAAAGTCGGATGTGCCGTATCCCGGGGCACGGTCGCGCGCCAACCGCGGGGGCAGCGGCAACCGATACAACCCCGCACCGGTCCCGTCGGTGTCGACCGGCTGCGCGCCCGAACCGATGAGTTGTTCGAAAGTGAAGTAGCGCAACGCAATCGAACGCTGATCGGCATTGCGCAACCCGGCGATCTGCTCGATCGTCATCTGCCGGCCGACGATCCGGTGATAGACCGGCTCGTCGAACTCGGTGCCGTGCAGATAGAAGATGCCAGATCCGTCCGACCATTCGATGGCCGGGCGGCCGCTGTCGTCGTGCAGGACGGTGTTGGCACCGCTGGCATCGGGTGCGGCGTAGCGCACCGTCGGCATCGGCACGAGCAGCACCTCGCGGTGGATCGGCACGATCCAGCCCAGCCCCAGATCGCGCGCGGTGCGCATCGACTGCGAGAACCGCGCCCAGCGGCTGACGGAGACCACGCTGATCGGCGGCAGCCAGCGGGCGTCCGGCAGGGCGGCGACGAAGCGGCTGTAGAGGATGTCACGCAGATCGTTGCGGATGACGCCGGGCACGTCGCCCGCGTCGTCATTGCCCGACCACCGGGCGATCCGGGTCCAGCGCTTGTCCGGCCCGATCAGCGCGGCGATCTGCAGCGCCCGGTCGAGCTGCGGGACGATCGAGTATTTGGTGCCCAGATGCACGTCGCGGGACACACAGAACTCGATCACCAGGTCCATGGCCGTATCGGCGTCGAAGGAACCCAGGCCCGGGGAATGCCGTGCCGGCAGGTCGAGGTCGACGTAGGACTCCATGTCGAAAGTCATGGCGCGAAGGTAGCGCTGCGGTCCGACAAGTCCGCGACGCGCGCGGTCCGCTGCGCGCAAAGGCTGCGCATAGTCGCAGCCAATCCATAGGATCGAGCGATGAAGCCGATTGCCATCCTCCTGTTCAGCGCGTCCGCCGTCTTCGCGACCGTCGCCGCCCCGACCGCAGCCGCCGCTGATCCGTGCTCGGCGAGCGGCCTGGCCACCACCGCCAGCGGTGTGCTCAGCCAGGCGGGGGCCTACCTGGACACCCACCCCGGCGCCAACGATGTGCTGACCGCGGCCGGCAATCAGTCGACCCCCGACGCCACCGCTGCGATCAGGGGCTACTTCGTCGGTCACCCGGGCGAGTTCCTGGACCTGCAGAACATCGCCCGCCCGTTGACGTCGCTGCGCGGCCAGTGCGGTGTCGCCGTGTCGCCCAGCCAGTTGGCGGCGCTTTTCGACGCGCTGGCCTGACGGCCAGACGGAAGTTCGACGCGCCGGCCTGAGAGCGAGTACCCGCTTACTCGTTGCCGGCGGGACCGATCGCCCTACGTTTGGTCGCCATGACGACGTGGGCCCTCTCCATCGAGACCGCGGCCCGTGGCGCACTCGGTGAGCAGCACGACGCGCTGCTCACCGCGGTGCGGCCGTTCCTGCACTCGCTGCCCCGCCGACGGGCCCGGCGTGCCGGCAATGTGTTGTCCTGCGAGCTGCTCAGCGCCGGGGAAGTCCGGGAAACGAACAGCTACCTGGTGCTGATCGACGTCGACCTGCCTTCGGCCCGGGCGTTGCGCCGGCTGGCGGGGGAACTGGCCGAGGTGCTCCCGGCCGGGGCGACCGTATCGACTCTGGGTGAGTTCGACTCCCTGGTCCGATTCCCGGAGTCACAGGTGATCGCCTGGCAGACAGGGCTTTTCGGGCTCTGCGACGCCGTCGCCTGTGGATGAACCCGCGATTGTGGATAACTGCGCTTGGCGAGAGCTGACCCGATCGATTCTGTCGGGGGTGCTGACGACTCTGTGATTCATGGAGACATGGAGTCGCGCCGAGATCGGGGCGTTGGGGGAGCGGTTGGCGGTTGAGCATCTGCAGTCGTTGGGTTTGCGGGTGTTGCAGCGTAATTGGCGGTGCCGGTATGGCGAGTTGGATGTGATTGCCGCCGAGGGTGCCACGGTGGTGTTCGTGGAGGTCAAGACCCGGACCAGTGATGCGTTCGGTGGGGTGGCTCAGGCGGTGTCGCCGGTGAAGGTGCGGCGGTTGCGGCGGTTGGCGGGGTTGTGGCTGGCCCAGCAGGACCGCAGCTGGGCGGGTGTGCGCATCGATGTGATCGGGGTGCGTATCGGGCGGACCCGGGTCCCGGAGCTG is a genomic window containing:
- a CDS encoding ABC transporter permease — protein: MVTTEAPRSTRRGPGPLLSATVALLVALTFIPLGYVGWAIASTGPTRVYELVIRPRVGELLVNTVGLVVVTVPICLAVGVGAAWLVERTDVPGRTIWRPLLVAPLAVPAFINSYAWVSVWPALHGFGAGVLVSALSYFPFVYLPAAATLRRLDPAIEESARALGSSPLGVFFRVVLPQLRLAVLGGGLLIGVHLLAEYGAFAMLRFATFTTAIFEQFQATFDGAAGATLAGILVTLCLVLLLTEAALRGTARFARIGSGAPRAISPIPLHGMGLPAMVALAALTALALGVPVWTLLRWLWIGGGQVWSVADLGTALLQTASLAAVAAALTTVLAFPFAWLAVRFRGPLARAVEGANFITSAMPGIVTALALVTVAIRFAPPLYQTTALVLAAYVLMFLPRALVSLRSGLAQVPPALEEASLSLGRSPAHTFVHVTLRLTAPAAAAGACLVFVAVATELTATLLLAPTGTRTLAMRFWSLSSELDYAAAAPYAMLLVLLSIPVTVLLFKQSTKAAAL
- a CDS encoding iron ABC transporter substrate-binding protein: MRARWCRFTALLSVLALALAATACSSGKPSDELLIYNAQHESLTKEWIDAFTKETGIKVTYRQGGDTELGNQIIAEGAASPADVFLTENSPAMAAVEKAGLFADVDPTVQQQVPAQYRPASNKWTGVAARTTVFVYNKTRLQENQLPKSIMDLQSPAWKGRWGAPPAKADFQAIVAAMLALTGEPATAGWLAGMKTNATTFQDNIATLRAVNDGQVDGGIIYHYYWFRDQAKTKDISANTALHYFRNQDPGAFISISGGGVLNSSKKKDQAQQFLRFITGKAGQEVLQKGTSFEYPVGSDVAANPALPALDTLQAPRVNPSDLNAAKVTDLMTAAGLL
- a CDS encoding DUF6745 domain-containing protein, with translation MTFDMESYVDLDLPARHSPGLGSFDADTAMDLVIEFCVSRDVHLGTKYSIVPQLDRALQIAALIGPDKRWTRIARWSGNDDAGDVPGVIRNDLRDILYSRFVAALPDARWLPPISVVSVSRWARFSQSMRTARDLGLGWIVPIHREVLLVPMPTVRYAAPDASGANTVLHDDSGRPAIEWSDGSGIFYLHGTEFDEPVYHRIVGRQMTIEQIAGLRNADQRSIALRYFTFEQLIGSGAQPVDTDGTGAGLYRLPLPPRLARDRAPGYGTSDFFVYRGGTVQWVDPRIRLPRNTEACPPRTGAPAPAPPSSIEPRR
- a CDS encoding heme-binding protein, coding for MKPIAILLFSASAVFATVAAPTAAAADPCSASGLATTASGVLSQAGAYLDTHPGANDVLTAAGNQSTPDATAAIRGYFVGHPGEFLDLQNIARPLTSLRGQCGVAVSPSQLAALFDALA
- a CDS encoding YraN family protein; amino-acid sequence: METWSRAEIGALGERLAVEHLQSLGLRVLQRNWRCRYGELDVIAAEGATVVFVEVKTRTSDAFGGVAQAVSPVKVRRLRRLAGLWLAQQDRSWAGVRIDVIGVRIGRTRVPELAHLRGVG